In a genomic window of Gossypium arboreum isolate Shixiya-1 chromosome 7, ASM2569848v2, whole genome shotgun sequence:
- the LOC108484041 gene encoding uncharacterized protein LOC108484041, translating to MVNHEEEEEDIVWLDESFFINDNYQLTSFTFGSHVLQLYCLHSASTDFDLTGQLVWPGAMLLNDYLSKNAEMLQGCSVIELGSGVGITGMLCSRFCRQILLTDHNEEVLKILRRNIELNASSENPSCCAALEAEKLEWGNSDQINRILHKYPGGFELILGADICFQQSSVPLLFDTVEQLLKNRGRGHCKFILAYVSRAKMMDLMVISEATRHGMLINEVAGTRSMVGNLEGVIFEITLC from the exons ATGGTAAATcatgaagaggaagaagaagatatTGTGTGGTTGGACGAATCTTTCTTCATCAATGACAA TTACCAGCTAACTTCTTTCACCTTTGGGTCTCATGTTCTCCAGCTCTATTGTCTTCACTCAGCTTCTa CTGATTTTGATTTGACAGGACAATTGGTATGGCCTGGTGCAATGCTTTTGAATGATTATCTCTCTAAAAACGCTGAGATGCTTCAAGGATGTTCCGTGATCGAATTAGGCTCTGGTGTGG GTATCACTGGCATGCTCTGCAGCAGATTTTGTCGTCAAATTCTTCTGACTGATCATAATGAAGAAGTGCTGAAG ATCCTTAGGAGAAACATAGAGCTCAATGCATCTTCTGAAAATCCTAGTTGTTGTGCTG CACTAGAAGCTGAGAAGCTGGAGTGGGGAAATTCTGATCAGATTAACAGGATTTTACACAAATATCCTGGAGGTTTTGAATTGATTCTTGGTGCTGACATTT GCTTCCAGCAGTCAAGTGTTCCTTTGCTTTTTGATACTGTAGAACAGCTCCTGAAGAACAGGGGACGCGGACATTGCAAATTCATACTAGCATATGTATCCCGAGCCAAAAT gATGGATTTGATGGTTATTTCGGAAGCTACTCGACATGGTATGCTGATAAACGAAGTAGCTGGGACAAGGTCTATGGTTGGAAATCTTGAAGGAGTCATCTTTGAAATCACACTCTGCTAG